A genomic window from Chitinophaga pollutisoli includes:
- a CDS encoding HlyD family secretion protein gives METAPASPRRGKVVARLIFIAILLTGAIFGVKQWLYARHHETTDNAQVEGHSAPVIARVAGYVKGLNVQDYGNVHLHDTLVTIDDEEYRIALRQAEADAQQASADLATARANLANANAGITVAQSNAQVALVKKDKSSADLRRDQALFDDQAITNRQLDDTKAASLTNDKQYLAARDNITLAASSVQVAAAKVQQAEALLASKQAAVEQAKLKLGYTHVTANIAGRIGRKNIEPGQFVQAGQSLFTIVDENGFYIVANFKETQLAHISVGQEADIEVDGFSDLHLKGHVTAISRATGAKFSLLPPDNATGNFVKIVQRVPVKISIDNADQYLDRLRAGLSVEVALKY, from the coding sequence ATGGAAACTGCACCCGCAAGCCCCCGCAGGGGCAAAGTTGTGGCGAGACTCATCTTCATCGCCATCCTCCTTACTGGCGCCATTTTCGGCGTTAAACAGTGGCTTTACGCCCGCCACCACGAAACCACCGACAACGCCCAGGTAGAAGGGCACTCCGCTCCCGTGATCGCCCGGGTAGCGGGATATGTAAAAGGGCTCAACGTACAGGATTACGGCAACGTCCACCTGCACGATACGCTCGTTACCATCGACGACGAAGAATACCGCATCGCACTCCGGCAGGCCGAAGCGGACGCGCAGCAGGCATCGGCTGACCTGGCCACCGCCCGCGCCAACCTCGCCAATGCCAACGCCGGCATTACCGTGGCGCAATCCAACGCGCAGGTGGCATTGGTAAAGAAAGACAAATCCTCCGCCGACCTCCGCCGCGACCAGGCGCTGTTCGATGACCAGGCCATCACCAACCGCCAGCTCGACGACACCAAGGCGGCCAGTCTTACTAACGACAAACAGTACCTCGCCGCCCGGGATAACATCACCCTGGCAGCGTCATCCGTTCAGGTAGCGGCTGCGAAGGTCCAGCAGGCGGAGGCGCTCCTCGCCAGCAAACAGGCCGCCGTGGAACAGGCCAAACTGAAACTGGGCTACACGCACGTTACCGCGAACATCGCGGGCCGCATCGGCCGGAAGAACATCGAGCCGGGACAGTTTGTTCAGGCGGGGCAAAGCCTCTTCACCATCGTGGATGAAAACGGGTTTTACATCGTCGCCAACTTCAAGGAAACGCAGCTGGCGCATATCTCCGTAGGTCAGGAAGCTGACATTGAAGTAGACGGCTTCAGCGATCTGCACCTCAAAGGCCATGTTACGGCGATCTCGCGCGCCACCGGGGCTAAATTCTCCCTGCTGCCGCCAGATAACGCCACCGGCAACTTCGTGAAAATCGTTCAGCGTGTTCCTGTTAAAATATCCATTGACAACGCCGACCAATACCTCGACCGCCTCCGCGCCGGCCTGAGCGTGGAAGTGGCTTTAAAATACTAA
- a CDS encoding MarR family winged helix-turn-helix transcriptional regulator yields MTTTDRDKQLADIIALRPKLLIRLLSIVKKDYDARLTEHLQKNGYADFKIGDMVLMANISTEGTINNELAKKARITKQAMSKVVKNLEAIGYIITRKHETDNRATVIFLSEKGKQLMIDMFGAVQEIQSYYTGIIGEKDAELLRDVLFKLAVELHPTIVNGTP; encoded by the coding sequence ATGACTACAACTGACAGAGACAAGCAACTGGCTGATATTATTGCACTTCGCCCAAAACTGCTGATCCGGCTTTTGAGCATCGTTAAAAAGGATTACGACGCGAGGTTAACGGAGCATTTACAAAAGAACGGGTACGCCGATTTTAAAATCGGGGATATGGTACTCATGGCGAATATCTCTACTGAAGGAACGATTAACAATGAATTGGCGAAAAAGGCCCGCATCACCAAACAGGCCATGAGCAAAGTGGTGAAAAACCTCGAAGCCATCGGCTACATCATTACGCGCAAGCATGAAACTGACAACCGCGCCACGGTGATCTTCCTCAGCGAAAAAGGAAAACAGCTGATGATCGACATGTTTGGCGCCGTACAGGAGATCCAGTCGTATTACACGGGCATCATCGGAGAAAAAGACGCGGAGCTCCTTCGCGACGTCCTCTTCAAACTCGCGGTGGAACTTCATCCCACTATTGTCAACGGTACACCCTGA
- a CDS encoding alginate lyase family protein, with the protein MKKLVLISISLMCLQSLRAQEGGWLRRALAVRSAQIQKDAAWAMQQQPVTVTAASCDRSAGGKHDFYSEGDYWWPDPKHRDSPYVQRDGQTNPGNFVAHRQAMVRFSRVVGALAAAYVADGDRAGLDHAKRHILAWFADSATRMAPHLLYAQAIKGRATGRGIGIIDTIHLLEVAQALRIMEKAGVIKGRELEAVRRWFREYLQWMTEHPYGKDEMHAKNNHGTCWVMQVAAFASFLKDTTWLQFCERRYKEVLLPGQMAEDGSFPLELRRTKPFGYALFNLDAMTTICQILGPRGGGIWKFGDAQGKSIGKGISFMFPYVQQKSLWPYGKDVMYWEEWPMAHPFLLFAAAVYGKEDYFRLWERLPHSSEVEEVWRNLPVRNPEIWMVNI; encoded by the coding sequence ATGAAGAAACTGGTCCTGATATCGATAAGCCTGATGTGCCTGCAAAGCTTGCGGGCGCAGGAGGGCGGCTGGCTGAGGCGCGCATTGGCAGTGCGTTCCGCGCAGATCCAAAAAGACGCGGCGTGGGCCATGCAACAGCAGCCGGTAACGGTAACCGCAGCATCGTGCGACCGCAGTGCCGGCGGGAAGCACGATTTTTATTCCGAGGGCGATTACTGGTGGCCGGACCCGAAGCATCGGGATAGTCCGTATGTGCAGCGCGACGGGCAAACGAACCCTGGCAATTTTGTAGCGCACCGGCAGGCGATGGTGCGGTTCAGCCGGGTGGTGGGAGCCCTGGCGGCGGCGTATGTGGCGGATGGTGATCGGGCGGGGTTGGATCATGCGAAGCGGCATATCCTGGCGTGGTTCGCGGACAGCGCCACGCGGATGGCGCCGCATCTGTTGTACGCCCAGGCGATCAAAGGGAGGGCGACGGGCCGGGGGATCGGTATCATCGATACGATTCATTTGCTGGAGGTGGCGCAGGCATTGCGGATCATGGAAAAGGCCGGCGTGATAAAAGGGCGCGAGTTGGAAGCGGTGCGCCGGTGGTTCAGGGAATATCTGCAGTGGATGACGGAGCATCCTTACGGGAAAGACGAAATGCATGCGAAGAACAACCACGGCACCTGTTGGGTGATGCAGGTAGCGGCGTTCGCTTCGTTTTTGAAGGATACGACATGGCTGCAATTTTGCGAGCGACGGTATAAGGAAGTGCTGCTGCCCGGCCAGATGGCGGAGGATGGCAGTTTTCCGCTGGAGCTGCGACGAACAAAACCTTTTGGTTATGCGTTATTCAACCTGGATGCCATGACCACCATTTGCCAGATCCTGGGCCCGCGCGGCGGGGGGATCTGGAAGTTTGGGGATGCGCAGGGCAAATCGATCGGTAAAGGCATATCCTTTATGTTCCCCTATGTTCAGCAGAAAAGTTTATGGCCGTATGGCAAAGACGTGATGTATTGGGAAGAATGGCCCATGGCGCATCCGTTCCTGTTATTTGCGGCGGCGGTTTACGGGAAGGAGGATTATTTCAGGTTGTGGGAGCGTTTGCCCCATAGCTCGGAAGTGGAGGAAGTTTGGCGCAACCTGCCCGTCCGCAATCCCGAAATATGGATGGTTAATATTTAG